In Acidimicrobiia bacterium, the DNA window TCGCGCCCCCCGGTCGGACCAGAATGCAGGGCATGGGAGTCCATGAAGTGGCGGCCGGCGGGTTCGGTTCTGCTGCAGCCGAATATGAAGCGGCGCGGCCGGGATATCCTCCACCGGTCGTCGACTGGCTGATGGATGTCCTGGCGCTGGCGAGCGAGCCGGTGGTGGTCGACCTCGCAGCAGGAACCGGCAAGCTGACCCGCTTGCTCGCCGAGCGGGGAGCGAACCCGTACGCGGTCGAACCGGTTGCAGGGATGCGCGCCGAACTTCGCAAAGCATCTCCGGAGATTCCGATCATTGCGGGTACGGCCGAAGCCCTCCCCTTCCGGCGCGGTTCCGTCGACGCGCTCACCGTCGCCCAGGCGTTTCACTGGTTCGACAACGCCACCAGCCGTCATGAGATCGCCCGGGTTATTCGACCGGGCGGCAAACTCGCGTTGCTGTGGAACGTCCGCGATCGTCGGGTTGCGTGGGTGGACGCGCTCTGGTCGATCATGGATCGTGTCGAGCTGAACGCCCCGTGGCGTGATCATGAGTCGACTCGCTCGGCAGAGACCTGGACGCTCCCCGGATTCACTTCCTTTCGCCGCTCCCGGTTCGTCCATGATCACCGGGTCACCCGCGCCCAGGTCGTCGAGCGAATGGCATCGGTCAGCCATGTCGCAGTTCTCCCAGACGACCGGAAGGCGGCCGTACTGGATGAGGTCTCGGCAATCCTCGACACCCACCCGGACACAAGGGACAAGCCCACTCTGGCCATCACCTACCGGGTCGACTGTTTCGTGGCCGAGCGGCTGGAGACCTAGTTATCCAGCTCAACAAGCACGTCGGCAAACCATTCGATGGACTCTGCTGTGATGGGGTCGAGCACCATCTGCACATGAGATATCCCGAGTTCCGAGTAGCGGCCCAGCACATCGGCAATCTCGTCGGGTGAGCCGGCCAGCGGGTCCTTGCCCTCATGCCGGGCATCCCCGTGGATCCGCCCTTGTCCTCCGGGAAGCGTGGCAAGCACCGCCACCGTCTTCGCTATCTCGGCGTGATCCCGGCCAACCTCCTCGCACGCCTGCTCGAGAAGTCCCAACAATGCCGGCAACCCCGCCGGATTGTTGCCGTACCAGGCGTACCAACCGTTCCACTGATCCATGAACGGAGCGGTGGCCCGCAGCACGCGGGGTCCCTGTGATCCGATCAAGATCGGAGGACCTGCGCGGCGCGGCCCGACCGGGAGGATCTGCGCTCGATCATTCCGATAGAACTCGCCGTCGTTGTCGACCGTTTCTCCGCGTATGAGACGGCGAATGATGTGAAACGCTTCTTCGAATCGGGATGCCCGGTGGTCGAACGGATATCCGAAGGCGTCGAACTCGGCACGATTCCACCCGGCGCCGAGCCCGAGGATCAGCCGTCCGCCCGAGATCTCGTCGACCGTCACCGCCTTCTTGGCCAGCATCGCCGGAGAGTGAAAGGCCGTCGCGGCCACCAACGGGCCGATCGTCACTCGTTCCGTCACGGATGCGATCGCCGCCAGCATCGACCATGCCTCCCAGGGCCCGCGCGGCTCGCCGTCCTCAGGGCGATACAGCAGATGGTCGCCCACCCAGATCGAGTCGAATCCGACCGACTCCGCCAGCACGGACAGCGAGCGCATTTCCGGCCAGCGAACCTCTCGTTCGACCTCGGGCAACTGGACTCCTACCGACAGCGGACGCAAGCGAA includes these proteins:
- a CDS encoding class I SAM-dependent methyltransferase gives rise to the protein MGVHEVAAGGFGSAAAEYEAARPGYPPPVVDWLMDVLALASEPVVVDLAAGTGKLTRLLAERGANPYAVEPVAGMRAELRKASPEIPIIAGTAEALPFRRGSVDALTVAQAFHWFDNATSRHEIARVIRPGGKLALLWNVRDRRVAWVDALWSIMDRVELNAPWRDHESTRSAETWTLPGFTSFRRSRFVHDHRVTRAQVVERMASVSHVAVLPDDRKAAVLDEVSAILDTHPDTRDKPTLAITYRVDCFVAERLET
- a CDS encoding LLM class flavin-dependent oxidoreductase, with the translated sequence MRPLSVGVQLPEVEREVRWPEMRSLSVLAESVGFDSIWVGDHLLYRPEDGEPRGPWEAWSMLAAIASVTERVTIGPLVAATAFHSPAMLAKKAVTVDEISGGRLILGLGAGWNRAEFDAFGYPFDHRASRFEEAFHIIRRLIRGETVDNDGEFYRNDRAQILPVGPRRAGPPILIGSQGPRVLRATAPFMDQWNGWYAWYGNNPAGLPALLGLLEQACEEVGRDHAEIAKTVAVLATLPGGQGRIHGDARHEGKDPLAGSPDEIADVLGRYSELGISHVQMVLDPITAESIEWFADVLVELDN